A stretch of the Pseudomonadota bacterium genome encodes the following:
- a CDS encoding ATP-binding protein, with product MKSKRLFFLGRGRNLELEQAFMRLLLVGCAVSYGLTINSLDIFEQGQLNKVVLLGYIYLVVSCASIIQVLVWPDGRKWRHTVYMAFDVIVTSIVMHAFEEYGIPYFVLYLWLSVGNGFRYGYRELILCAGMSLTGFTIVCLTTQFWENEFLLAITGMMLLSVIPVYVAVMLKRLQDAKQLAETASREKSRFIANISHEIRTPLNAIVGFSSMMNRVDDIVQHRQMAVRIKEASDSLMDLIEGVLDFSRIESGHVRLKPVLTDLRGLLGSIEGMFSLQTEGKGLHYSTVIDPQVPARIVCDRQRLRQVLVNLIGNAVKFTETGGIDVLARLECSPDAGDSLRFEVIDTGIGIKQEFHAHIFDRFRQADDTAQRQHGGTGLGTAIAKNLVELMGGRIGMDSRYGSGSRFWFTLPLQLPTAQQQARYAAMTENRRRLQEFGSGAPEGASILIAEDSDINRYVYSTMFGYLGVSIDFAETGEIALAKLGHSGYDLLIVDMQMPGMSGIDIIKRYYAATPESRRIPIVMITGDATADVEQSCEQLGVQAFLAKPVTLEKLHELATAYIPAYGADLATARE from the coding sequence ATGAAGAGTAAGCGCCTGTTTTTTCTTGGAAGGGGAAGAAATCTTGAGCTTGAGCAGGCGTTTATGCGCTTGCTGCTGGTGGGGTGTGCTGTTTCCTATGGTTTGACAATTAACTCGTTAGATATCTTTGAGCAAGGTCAGCTGAATAAAGTCGTCTTGCTCGGATATATATATTTGGTGGTTTCATGCGCCAGTATAATTCAAGTACTTGTATGGCCTGATGGGAGAAAATGGCGTCATACCGTATACATGGCTTTTGATGTCATAGTAACAAGTATCGTTATGCATGCCTTTGAAGAGTATGGAATCCCATATTTCGTTTTATATCTATGGTTATCTGTGGGTAATGGTTTCAGATATGGTTATCGTGAATTAATCCTATGCGCTGGCATGTCATTAACAGGATTTACCATTGTTTGTTTAACCACTCAGTTTTGGGAAAATGAATTTTTATTGGCTATTACAGGGATGATGTTGCTTTCAGTTATTCCTGTTTACGTTGCTGTCATGCTGAAGCGTCTTCAAGATGCAAAGCAATTAGCAGAGACAGCTAGCAGGGAAAAATCCAGATTTATTGCAAATATCAGTCATGAGATCAGAACGCCACTGAATGCCATCGTGGGTTTCAGCAGCATGATGAACAGGGTTGATGACATCGTGCAGCATCGCCAGATGGCCGTGCGTATCAAGGAAGCATCGGATAGCCTGATGGACCTGATCGAGGGGGTGCTGGATTTCTCCAGGATCGAATCCGGCCACGTTCGCCTGAAGCCGGTGCTGACCGATCTGCGCGGTTTGCTCGGGTCGATCGAAGGCATGTTTTCGCTGCAAACCGAAGGCAAGGGTCTGCACTATTCAACCGTGATCGATCCGCAGGTGCCGGCGCGCATTGTCTGTGACAGGCAGCGGCTGCGGCAGGTACTGGTTAACCTGATCGGCAATGCTGTCAAGTTCACCGAAACGGGAGGCATCGATGTCCTCGCCAGGCTTGAGTGTTCGCCCGATGCCGGGGACAGCCTTCGTTTCGAGGTCATTGATACCGGCATCGGGATCAAGCAGGAGTTTCACGCGCACATATTCGACAGATTTCGCCAGGCCGATGACACGGCGCAGCGGCAGCATGGCGGAACCGGGCTCGGTACGGCGATAGCGAAGAACCTGGTAGAACTGATGGGTGGACGGATCGGTATGGATAGCCGGTACGGATCCGGTAGCCGGTTCTGGTTTACGCTGCCACTCCAGCTGCCGACCGCGCAGCAGCAGGCGCGATATGCTGCCATGACCGAGAACAGACGCAGGTTGCAGGAATTCGGTTCAGGTGCACCTGAGGGCGCCAGCATTCTCATTGCCGAAGACAGTGACATCAATCGCTACGTGTATTCAACCATGTTCGGATATCTTGGTGTCAGTATCGATTTCGCAGAAACAGGTGAGATCGCACTCGCAAAGCTCGGACATTCGGGGTATGACCTGCTGATCGTGGACATGCAGATGCCGGGGATGTCCGGCATCGACATCATAAAGCGGTATTACGCAGCCACGCCGGAATCCAGGAGAATACCCATCGTCATGATCACCGGCGATGCAACTGCGGATGTTGAGCAGAGTTGCGAGCAACTGGGTGTGCAGGCCTTCCTGGCAAAGCCCGTCACGCTGGAGAAACTGCACGAACTGGCTACCGCCTATATTCCCGCCTACGGCGCTGATCTTGCCACCGCCAGGGAGTAA